The region CGCCATTCCTGGGAACACCTGAATAATCAAAAGCTGCGCACCCTCAACAATTTCTGCCGTTATGTCGAACATTATTTGCGGTTCGCACATCTGCGAAATCTTGTCGGCAATACCGTCCTTGAGTTCGAACAGGTCGGCTTTTTTAGGGATGCCGATAAACTCCCGTCGATTATTCACGCCGATGACGAATTTACCGCCGGCACCGTTTGCAAAGGCGACGATAGACTTAATCCACTTTACGGAATCTTCGGGCAATTCCACCTTGTATTCCAAGGTGCGACTTTCGCCATTCAGAATTTCTTGCTGTAAAGACATCCGCTTTTCCTCTTGTCCTTAAAGTTAATCCGTCATCCCATTAAATATACATTCTTGCCAAGACATAATTTGACATTTTAGAATTTTTATCCGTCAAGTTTTTTTCACTATTTTTTCTAACATTCAGTCCCGCAACAGACTCGGCCATCATCGATTTCTACATCCATTTATTTCGAATATCAGAGAACTCATTATTATCATTAGACTCGTTCTCCCATCTTAAAACTTCCTTTTCAGCAGAACAGTCAGCATCCTTTTTCATAATATATGCTAAACGCATAGATCTTTGACGAATGATTAATTTTTCGTCAAAAGATAGTGCAGAATTTTCATTTCCATAATCAGTAATTATTGCTAAATGTTCCAAAATTTTCATTAATAATATTTTAAATTCTTTTGCCATTGCGTTATTTTGTTCAATAAACTTAATTAGAAAATCGATGTTATGATAAATCAAGACGTCATCATCATAAAGAATTGAAAATAACAAAGCCTTAAAAAGAAATTTTACTTCATCTCCACTTTGAAGGGTACAAAATATTTCATCAAGACAATATAAAGCGTCTATTCGTTTGTTTGAGTCCTTGTTGGCAATATTTATTTCCAATTCTGTTCGCATTTTATTTCTATTTTGAGAATCACTTATTATTAGTCGTACATAGAAACAAGATAAACCAGACTGTTCTATAATTTTTAATAAATCGTTCAATTTTGTAGATGCATAGTAGTTTTTATTCACTTTTTTTAGTAATAGTCCTATAGTTCTTTGCATCAGACAATAACAAGGAATAAACTCTTCTCGCATTTCCTTATTATTCAAAACATCATTGTTACTATTCCCAAAAGTTACAATTTTATCAACAAGGGGTTCCTGATCCACCTCATCTAAATAATTGTTGTCAATCAAATAGTTGATAATCATGAAAAAATTATTCATTTCAGAAACATATTGTGTCGAAATTCCCTCTTGAGTTATAAACAACTTGCACTGAAAAGATTTTACATAATCCCTTAAAACATTTAAAGGATTATAATTAGGAGGGTATGGAAGGTTTACAAAGCATGTTTTTGAGTAATAAGGCATAAATGGCAAACCATCATCACCTATTTTATCCCAAAGAAGGTTCGCAAACCTCTGTTGTTCACCGTTATCTAGGAAATTCAATTCATAAAGCCTTGCTAGTGTTATAAAGCCCCATTTTCTTATGGTTATACAAGATGAGGACATTGCCTTATAATAAGGGGTCAGAAGTTTTTTGTCAAAGTTAAATGATTCACTAAACACATTTCTAGAAGCTCTTAAATATTCAAAAGGAGACAACAATATTCCCTCTTCTAAAGGCGATATATTCTTGGGAATAGGAAGTTTTAGCATATCCGAAAAAAATAATTCTATTTCGGTAACCAATAATGACTTGGCAAATCGCTTTATCAGGGTCTCAATACCCAAATACCTATCTCGTGATTGAGATAAAAGAATTGAATTGAGCAATTTGAGAATTTTGAATTTTATTTCCGTATTACATTTTGGCACCAGCCGCGAAATAATTTCTGGAATTATTTTGGCCAAAACCTGTGCGAAATTATTTTCATCGGTTTCTTCAAGTGAAATTTCTTTTTCATTCTCACTCAAAGTAGAAATCAAACTTTCGCAAAATTGATTTACAGAATCTGTTGAAAGATTGTTTATTGCTTTTCTTGTAAACAACGTATCTGCAGCTTTTTGATCGGCAATCCGACAACATACCGATATAGCCCACATTAAATTGTAATCAGAAATTCTAGCAATTGAAGATTTGGCTTCGGTTTCAGAGAAGTTATATATTACACGTTTATTATGAATACAAAATGGAATTCCTACATTTTCGCAATATAATAAAAAAGCAAAAGCATTTTCTTGTTCGCGAAAAGAACGTCCTAAATGACGAGTAATTGTTGTTTCACCAACATCATATTTATTGTGAATATAAATTTCTTTTTCATGTTTATACTCCGGTGACAACAAGACCTTAAAATGATTGTATTCATGAATGGGATCGCATAAGTATTTTTTTAATGTGGAAAGGCGGTCTAAATAATCTTTTTTCTGAGTTCTAGAATCATTGACATTACAACAGGCAAACAAGAGGCTTTGATATAAGTCCAAAATATATGATTCCTGAGATAATAGGGAACAATTTGTAGATGATTCTGTCGATTTTTCTTGTTCCCTTATAGAAAGCAAAGATTCTTTAACTATTTCTATTGCTTTTTGCAAATTCCCTATTTCCGCTAGAATACCAGCTTTTTTTGCATTTTCAAATGGAGTGCTACTCGGGAAAAGCCATTGTTGCACTATTTGTTTTAATTTGGGATAATCTAAATAGAATAAAGCGAATAAAGCATTTTCGTAATCCAAATCGCCTTTTAACTTTGATGGAATATTGCTTAGTGAGGATAACTTTAAATACAAATTATTCCATTCACTAGTTTTTCCATTTTGTCTGTAACATTTAAGCAAACAAACGCCTATTACTATTTTATCTTCGCAATCATAGCTATTTCCTAGAATTTTTTCGGCAAAAGATGCCGTTTGCATATCCATTGGGTGTAAACATCTGTCCAACCGCCAACACAATTCAAAAATAAATTTAAATTGGACATTCTTGTCGATGAAATCATCTTTAGCACTTAACGCAAAAATCCAATTTTGAGTCTTTAACCAAAAAGAATCCCTTTTTTCCTCAGGAAGAATAACCCAACCAGGATATGTTTTTCTTTCATTTTCCCATATCGAAATAGTATCAATAATGCTTTTTTCTATAGCATTTGTTTCGGGGTAAAAAGCATTTGCTTTATTATATGGCCATAAAAGAATGTTGTTTTTTCGGGATTTTTCCGAGAGGTATGATATAAAAATATTTAATGCGTCATAATGATTATCAGCCAAATTCACTAGAACAATATTTCTTTTGTTAAGTAGTTTTTTTTGTGAACTAGATAAATTGAATGACCCAATCAAATATATTTTAGAAGAGCCTTTTTCGAGGTTGTCTCTTAACCATCCAAGCCATTGCAAAAAATTCGGATCATCGCCCGAAAAACCGATTAAACACAATGTATTTTCTAGCAGTGATTGTTGCACTGTGTTGACAAGAGGAGCGTTTTTTTGGGGGTAAATTCTGTAATCTTCTTCTGTGATGGTAAATGGTCGAAAAGAAACAAAACTTCCATGTAATTTTATTATTCTTGGTTTTGTGGCGTAAACTAAATCATCTTTTGAATAAACAGTAGTATATTTACGATCAAAGACATTCTTGGCAGCACGTTCTAACAAAGTATCATAATTGGTTGTAAAAACATCAACCCAAGGTAATCCCAATAATTTTTTATGCAAATCTGAGGGCTCATATTCCACATCAGGAATATTCTTTTGCAACATATCATCTAATGTTGGTCGTCCAAAAGCAGCATCAACTTCTTCTGCTAATTTTAAAACATTTAAATAATTTTTTTGGGGTGTTTGGGCGTTTTTCCCATAAAGTTTTTCGTAAAATAAATCCCCTAATTCATTCCAATCAGGAAATTTTTTACAATGATTTCCACTAGAAATTGCATTTTTGCTAAACCCGGCTCCTACCATTATCGCCGCGTGATTTGTAAAAAGACGATTGGCAATTTCATCTAAAAATATTTTGTTATCTGCGGAAATCATCTTCAATCCTCCTCAAAGGCGTCTTTTAGGATGCTTTGCATGAGTTGTTTGGTGGTGGTTTCGCGGGTGGCGATTTGGGTTTCAAGTTGGGTGATGGTTTGTATGTGTTGCTCTACTCGGGCGACGATTTCTTTTTGTTCTGCTAGTGGAGGGAGTGGTATTTTTAGAGTTTCGAGGATTCCCAAATTAATGTTCTTTTGAGCTGTTGCCGGAGCGTATTTTTCCAGAATAACTTTAATAGAATCGATATAATATCTTACGAAATTTGAGAAATCTCCATCAATATAAGGCGTAAAGCCAACAACGCTATCAGGGAAGCATGCGTCGTATGTTAAAAATCCCGTTTCAGCAATATTTGCAGCAATGGTTATGCACAAGGTTCCTGCTTTCCACATTTTACTTTGAGCCAAGCCAAAATCATTATAAAATTTAGATGCCGGTTGTATTTCGTAACCATAATATTTTGATTGCGACACATCCCCTGTTTGAACAAATGGGTATTTACCATTGGAAAATAGACGAATATCATTTCTTGGACGATGTTTCGATTTACCTCTTTCTAAATCGCCTAACTCAGACAAATTGACAAAAAGCCAACTTTGAGGAATGTCTAATACAAAATCACCATCTATTTTTTCCTGAATATTATTTGACGATCTAATATTTGATTTAGATAATTTCTTTTCGGACTGAATTTTATCAAATAACGCTTGAGCATCGTAGTCGGGGTTGCCTTTTTGGACGGGGTGTTGTTTACGCCAGTCTGCGGTGAGTTTTCCTTCTATGGCTTCTTGGAGGATGTTCTGGCGGAGTTGTTTTGCGTAGGATTTTTGTTTTTCAATTTCAGATGACAGCAGTTCCGTCATTTCTAACTGAGATGAAATTTCTTTGACAATCTTTTTCTGAGTCTCTAAATTAGGGATTGATATTTCAAGAGGTAGTAAATCTCTTTCATGAATAGATTTTTGCGCCGATCCTGTCGGAGTTAGTGTAGAAACTAGATTGGCAAAAATGGGAGACCGAAGAAGATTTTTCAAATATTGCGTGTCAATCACGGTATCATCAACAGAAAACATTGGCATATTTTCTGTCGCGATACAACTATCAACTTCTTCAGGGGCAAGCCCTATTGAACCTTCATGCAAACCTTGACGAGTGAAAATAACTGTATTTGGATATTTTTTCAAATCAATCAAGAATTGCCGTTTTCGACCGATTTCTTTCCCAATTTTTGTACAGCGATATTTAACACCATCTTTTGATGAAATGGTTACTTGACGGTATTGTTGCGCATCATCTACATAAATAGTAATTCGATACTGTTTAAGAAACTCGCCAATTTTTACTTTCTTCCATTCGCTCATATTAACCTACACTCACATCAAATGCCAAAGTTTGTTCATTAAATTCCGATTTTAAATTAATCTTTAAATCGGGCATCTTATATAATTCTTCGCATATTTTATTATGGAATGAAACTAGCCATAGATACTTTTTCAGAATTTTTAATCTTATTGCTTCTTCAGCTTCATTATTTAATGACTGACTAAATTCACTCACCTTCTCCTCTACAAAATTTTTGTGTTTTTTCAAAACCACGAAAATTTCTTTAAGACATTCGGGATTGTATATCGGTTTGCGTTGGCGACCATCTCTAACATTTTTTTCGAATTCTTCAAAACTTTCTATGCTTTCAGGTTGCAAAGTGTTTTTGGGAAACCATATCCACGGGTTTAACGCGACGATATAATTCAAAAAACTCTTGTTATCGGCATTTTTTATGAGTAAATCTCGGCAAGATGCATCAATAATATATTTCTGAAGATCATTTTGTATCTCTGAATTCAAGTCATTTAAAATACAATCCGCAACAATTATCCTTGGATAAACAGTGGTGCTTTCAAGTTCCACAGCATCAATCAATGCTTTCCCGCCCACAAAATCATTTGTCAAGTATAAAGGCCCTTTGGTTATTCCTCCACGAACAATCAAATGATAGCCCTCAAAAAAAATACGTTGTATGGTTGCAATCAAGCGCAAAAAAGAAACTAAAAAAATTGCAGAAATTGAACTTGTTGTTTTTTTATAACAAATAAGAATATTGTCTGAAAAAATCTTGTATTCAATATCAGTTTTTTTATCAATTGATTCGTTGGACGGAGCATTAATAATTGATACAATCTGTTTCATCAAATCAACGGAAGATTCAATTGATTCAATCAATTTTGCAGAAATATCCTCCGATTTCTTGAAGGCTTCCTTATACCCCAAAACATCAAAGTAGGCTACATAATATTCAGAGAATTCCATCCAACCCTCTATTCCTTACTTCAAGCTCTTTTTCAAATCGGCAATAAGTTCTTCACTTGCCTTGAAGGATTCGTGGAGTCTCTGTATGAGTTCGGCGGTGGAATATCCAATTTCTTCTTCAGGAATAGTTGGGTTCTTGATGTCAAGATTGAAGCCCCTCTCTTCAATTTCCTTTATCGAGACTTTCCAGGCAACATCGGATTTCTTGCGCTTATTCCACCACTTTTTGAAGGACTCAAATTCCGCTTTCCGGATAGGCTTGGTCTTGGAATACGCCTTCATTCCTGCAGGTACCTTGTGCTCGTAATACCAAACATCCTTGGTCTTTTCACCCTTAGTAAAGAAGAGTATGTTTGTCGCTATACTAGGCACATAAGGTGTAAATACAGAAGTTGGAAGTCTCACAATAGTGTGCACATTGCATTGCGTCAAGAGTTCCTTGCGGATTCGCTCCTTCAAGCCGCCACCTGTAAGCGAGCCATCAGGCAACACAACTGCTGCGCGACCACCGTCCTTAAGATAACGCATAATCAAGAGCAAGAATAGGTCTGCACTTTCCTTGGTACGGAAAGCGACGGGATAGTTCGTCTCTACGCCATCGCTCACAGAAGCACCGAAAGGGGGATTCGCCAAGATGACATCCACTTGGTCTTTGCGACCGATGCTCGTATATTCGCGGTTCAAGCTGTCGGTGTAAAGGATATTCGGCACTTCGATGTCGTGCAAAATCAGGTTCGTTACGCAGAGCATGAACGGGAGTGGCTTGAATTCTTGCCCGCGAATGGTCGCGTTGAGTGTTTTCAAGTCTTCTACGGAATGAACATCTTGCTTGCGGATGTTCTCGATAGCACAGGTCAGGAATCCGCCTGTACCGCAAGCGGGGTCAAGCACGCGTTCGCCAAGTCGCGGGTTCACGATTTCCGTCATGATTTCGGTGATGGCACGCGGGGTGTAGAATTCACCATAGTTGCCCGCACTCTGCAGGTCTCGCAACAAAGTTTCGTAGATGTCGCCAAACAGATGGCGGTCTTCGGATACGTTGAAGTCAATCTCGTTCAGCTTGTTCACCACCTGACGGATGATGGTGCCGTTTTTCATGTAGTTGTTGATGCCGTCGAAAATGTCGCGAATAAGAATAGC is a window of uncultured Fibrobacter sp. DNA encoding:
- a CDS encoding SIR2 family protein — its product is MISADNKIFLDEIANRLFTNHAAIMVGAGFSKNAISSGNHCKKFPDWNELGDLFYEKLYGKNAQTPQKNYLNVLKLAEEVDAAFGRPTLDDMLQKNIPDVEYEPSDLHKKLLGLPWVDVFTTNYDTLLERAAKNVFDRKYTTVYSKDDLVYATKPRIIKLHGSFVSFRPFTITEEDYRIYPQKNAPLVNTVQQSLLENTLCLIGFSGDDPNFLQWLGWLRDNLEKGSSKIYLIGSFNLSSSQKKLLNKRNIVLVNLADNHYDALNIFISYLSEKSRKNNILLWPYNKANAFYPETNAIEKSIIDTISIWENERKTYPGWVILPEEKRDSFWLKTQNWIFALSAKDDFIDKNVQFKFIFELCWRLDRCLHPMDMQTASFAEKILGNSYDCEDKIVIGVCLLKCYRQNGKTSEWNNLYLKLSSLSNIPSKLKGDLDYENALFALFYLDYPKLKQIVQQWLFPSSTPFENAKKAGILAEIGNLQKAIEIVKESLLSIREQEKSTESSTNCSLLSQESYILDLYQSLLFACCNVNDSRTQKKDYLDRLSTLKKYLCDPIHEYNHFKVLLSPEYKHEKEIYIHNKYDVGETTITRHLGRSFREQENAFAFLLYCENVGIPFCIHNKRVIYNFSETEAKSSIARISDYNLMWAISVCCRIADQKAADTLFTRKAINNLSTDSVNQFCESLISTLSENEKEISLEETDENNFAQVLAKIIPEIISRLVPKCNTEIKFKILKLLNSILLSQSRDRYLGIETLIKRFAKSLLVTEIELFFSDMLKLPIPKNISPLEEGILLSPFEYLRASRNVFSESFNFDKKLLTPYYKAMSSSCITIRKWGFITLARLYELNFLDNGEQQRFANLLWDKIGDDGLPFMPYYSKTCFVNLPYPPNYNPLNVLRDYVKSFQCKLFITQEGISTQYVSEMNNFFMIINYLIDNNYLDEVDQEPLVDKIVTFGNSNNDVLNNKEMREEFIPCYCLMQRTIGLLLKKVNKNYYASTKLNDLLKIIEQSGLSCFYVRLIISDSQNRNKMRTELEINIANKDSNKRIDALYCLDEIFCTLQSGDEVKFLFKALLFSILYDDDVLIYHNIDFLIKFIEQNNAMAKEFKILLMKILEHLAIITDYGNENSALSFDEKLIIRQRSMRLAYIMKKDADCSAEKEVLRWENESNDNNEFSDIRNKWM
- a CDS encoding restriction endonuclease subunit S, which codes for MSEWKKVKIGEFLKQYRITIYVDDAQQYRQVTISSKDGVKYRCTKIGKEIGRKRQFLIDLKKYPNTVIFTRQGLHEGSIGLAPEEVDSCIATENMPMFSVDDTVIDTQYLKNLLRSPIFANLVSTLTPTGSAQKSIHERDLLPLEISIPNLETQKKIVKEISSQLEMTELLSSEIEKQKSYAKQLRQNILQEAIEGKLTADWRKQHPVQKGNPDYDAQALFDKIQSEKKLSKSNIRSSNNIQEKIDGDFVLDIPQSWLFVNLSELGDLERGKSKHRPRNDIRLFSNGKYPFVQTGDVSQSKYYGYEIQPASKFYNDFGLAQSKMWKAGTLCITIAANIAETGFLTYDACFPDSVVGFTPYIDGDFSNFVRYYIDSIKVILEKYAPATAQKNINLGILETLKIPLPPLAEQKEIVARVEQHIQTITQLETQIATRETTTKQLMQSILKDAFEED
- a CDS encoding N-6 DNA methylase, with the translated sequence MADIGGIIKTLQNIMRKDQGVSGDAQRIEQLGWMITLKIIDDKDSEMELLDDDYKSVIPEKLQWRNWAADSEGMTGDALQEFVDNKLIPGLKKIDVSTGNKRAILIRDIFDGINNYMKNGTIIRQVVNKLNEIDFNVSEDRHLFGDIYETLLRDLQSAGNYGEFYTPRAITEIMTEIVNPRLGERVLDPACGTGGFLTCAIENIRKQDVHSVEDLKTLNATIRGQEFKPLPFMLCVTNLILHDIEVPNILYTDSLNREYTSIGRKDQVDVILANPPFGASVSDGVETNYPVAFRTKESADLFLLLIMRYLKDGGRAAVVLPDGSLTGGGLKERIRKELLTQCNVHTIVRLPTSVFTPYVPSIATNILFFTKGEKTKDVWYYEHKVPAGMKAYSKTKPIRKAEFESFKKWWNKRKKSDVAWKVSIKEIEERGFNLDIKNPTIPEEEIGYSTAELIQRLHESFKASEELIADLKKSLK